GCGGTAGAGTGCACCCATTCCTTTTACGACGACACCGCATCATGGCTCATCCGGTTCTTTTTGCAGCGCTGCTCGCTGGCGTCATGTCCCTGCTGGCGGCGCGTTCTGCAATGGCGCATGTGGATGTGGGCGTGCACATCGGCACCCCGGTCTATGCCGCGCCGGCGCCGGTCTATGTGGCGCCGCCGCCGCCCGTGGTGTACGCACCGCGCTATCACGGCTGGCACGGCGATCGTTACTGGGACGGCCGGCGCTGGTATGGGCGGCATGAATGGCGCGGCCGGCATCACCATTACCGGCACCATCATCACCGGCATCACCACTATCGCCACCACGGCCATGGGCATCGTGGCCATCATGGCCATCGCGGCCACGGGCACTGATCAACGGGTCGACGTGACCGCTCCAGCCGCCCCGGTTAGCGCAACAGCACCAGTCGCGGCACCGCGTCGGCGCCGCTCCAGACCACGGCGTTCTGCTGGTAGGTCTGGCCCAAGGCCCGCGCTTCGGCCAGCGGCAGTCCCGGCACGAGGAAACTCGGTTCTGCCGGCCAGCCGTTGTCGGGATGCTCGCCGGCGGCTTCGATCGCGTGCAGCCCCAGTGCGTTGATATCCTGTGCCAGTGCCAATTGCCGGCGCGCGTTGGCGGCATCGTCGCAGCGCTGGCTGAAGGGATTGGCAGCGGTAATGAAGGCGCTGCAGCCCACCCCAAGCGCGCGGTGCAGCGCGGCCAGCGCGGCGCTGGGCTGGTCGATGCGCAAGGTCATCGGCATGTCGCCCAGCACCCGGTAGTGCGTTTCGCGATACGCCCGCAGGGTCTCGGCGTCGATGGCGCTGGCCACCTTATTTCCCACCTTATTTCCCACCTTACTCCCCGTACTGCCGCAGTCCGTCGAGGTCCAGCACCTCGATCACCCCGTAGTCCACCCGCACCAGCCCCTGCTGTTCCAGCACCTTGAGCGCCTGGTTGGCGCGCTGGCGCGAGATGCCGGCGAGCAGGCCGATTTCTTCCTGCGAGATTTCCAGCGTCTTGCCGATGCCCGGATACAGGTGTTCGTTGAACAGTGACGACACCGCGCGCGCCACGCGCGAATCGATGTCGAGCAGCCGTTCATATTCCACCGCCGCAATGAACTGCCCCAGGCGCTCGTTGAACTGCGTCAGCAGGAAGCGCGTGAACGGCAGGCTGGTATCCAGCAGCCACTGAAAAGTGTCGCGCGGCAGGAAGGCGATGGTCGAGCGGCGCAGCGCCATCACGTCGTACTTGCGGATCTCCGACTTCAGCACCGCCCCTTCGCCGAACCAGCCGCCGGTGGGCACGCCGGTGAAGGTGACCGACTTGCCCGACGGCGACACCGTGGTGATCTTGACGATCCCTTCGAGCACGCCCAGCCAGTGCTCGGCCTTGTCGCCCTTGTGGCAGACGTAGTCGCCCTGGCTGTACTCGTGCACGAACATGGCGCGGCGCACGCGCTCGCGCTGCTCCGGACTCAGGTCTGCTGCCCACACGCAGCGGTCGACAAAATCGTTCAGCATGGCCTCGCGAAAGCTCCGGTAGGGATTAACCCGGAATTGTCACCGGCGTGACAACCGGGGGTGTTGGCATGGGCTATCGTACGATCACAACGGAACCGCGGGTGCCACCAGGGGCACGCCGGGAAGGCAGAAGACGCTTTTCCCGGCCCCTCAAGACAAGGCACAGACGGGCTTGATGCGATGCGGCAGATGCCGCCGGGCAAAGCAAGCCAAGTATAACGACTGGACCGGCGCTTGACACCGGGCGTGGACCCCCACGCCGGAGGGACAGGAGACAGCGATGCAGGAATCGTCGGCGACGACCTTCCCGCGATGGCTGCTGGCGCACGCCCAGCAGCGGCCGGAGCATCCGGCCTACCGCGAGAAGGATCTCGGCATCTGGCAGACATACAGCTGGGCCCAGGCGGCACAGCAGGTGAGGGCGCTGGCATGTGGTCTGGCCGCGCTTGGCTTCAGGCGCGGCATGAACCTGGCGGTGGTGGGCGACAACCGTCCGCGCCTGTACTGGGCCATGACCGCGGCGCAGGCATTGGGTGGCGTGCCGGTGCCGCTGTACCAGGACGCCATCGCCAACGAGATGGTCTACGTGCTCAACGATGCGGAGATCGAGTTCGCCATCGTCGAGGACCAGGAGCAGGTCGACAAGCTGCTCGAAGTCGAGGCGCAGCTTGCCGAGTCCGGCCGCGCCGTGCGCCACGTCATCTTCGAAGACCCGCGCGGCCTGCTCGACTACGACCATCCCTCGCTGATGTCGTACGAGCGCCTGCAGGAACTGGGGCGCGAGTTCGACCAGGCCCATCCGGGCTTCTATGACGAGGCCATCGCCGCCGGGCAGCCCGACGACACCGCGATCATCCTCTATACGTCCGGCACCACCGGCAAGCCCAAGGGCGTGTGCCATTCGCACCATGGCCTGATCGGCTCGGCGCGCAACGGCTGCGCCTTCGACAAGCTCAGCGCCGACGACGACGTGCTGTCCTACCTGCCGATGGCGTGGGTCGGCGACAACCTGTTTTCGTATGCGCAGGCGATGGTGGCAGGCTTTACGGTGAACTGCCCGGAATCGCGCGAAACGGTGATGACCGACCTGCGCGAGATCGGACCCACCTACTACTTCGCACCGCCGCGCATCTACGAAGGCCTGCTGACGCAGGTGATGATCCGCATGGAGGATGCCGGCTGGATCAAGCGCAAGCTGTTCCACTGGGCCATGGACGTGGCGCGCCGCTGCGGCACCGCCATCCTCGACGGCCAACCGGTATCGCTCGCCGAGCGCGCGCGCTATGCGCTGGGCGAAGCACTGGTCTACGGCCCGCTGCGCAATGTGCTGGGCATGAGCCGCATCCGCGTGGCCTACACCGCCGGCGAGGCGATCGGCCCGGACCTGTTCCGCTTCTACCGCTCGATCGGCGTGAACCTGAAGCAGTTCTACGGCCAGACCGAGACCTGCGCCTATGTGTGCCTGCAGCCCGACGGCAAGGTCAAGTTCGACTCGGTCGGGCCGGCCGCGCCCGGCATGGAAATCCGCATCGCCGACAACGGCGAGGTGCTGGTGCGCGGCGTGGGCCTGCTCAAGTCCTACTACAAGCGCGAGGATGCCACGCGCGAGGCCATCAACGACGAGGGCTACTTCATGACCGGCGACGCCGGCGTGATCGACGCCGACGGCCACCTGAAGATCATCGACCGCGCCAAGGACGTGGGCAAGCTGGCCGATGGCTCGATGTTCGCGCCCAAGTACATCGAGAACAAGCTCAAGTTCTTCCCGTACATCAAGGAGGCGGTGGCGTTCGGCAACGGCCGCGACCAGGTCTGCGCCTTTATCAATATCGACTTCGAAGCCGTCGGCAACTGGGCCGAGCGCCGCCACCTGCCGTACGCGGGCTATGTCGACCTGGCCGCGCAGCCGGACGTGCTGGAGATGATCGGCGAATGCGTCAACCAGGTGAATGCCGACCTGGCCAACGACCCGATGCTGGCGGGGTCGCAGGTGGCGCGCTTCCTGGTGCTGCACAAGGAGCTGGACCCGGACGACGATGAACTGACCCGCACGCGCAAGGTACGGCGCGGCTTTATCGCGGAGAAGTACGGCGTGCTGGTCGACGCGCTCTATGCGGGCAAGTCCGAGCAGTTCATCGAGACGCGCGTCAAGTTCGAAGACGGGCGCGAGGGCAGCGTGTCGGCCACGCTGAAGCTGGTGGATGCCAGGCGGCTGCCGGTAGCGGCGCGCGCGGCAGGCGCGCGCGGCATAACGGCCATAACAGCACAGGTGGAGGCAGCAACATGACACAAGTGGCCTGGCAAGGCGCCGGCAAGCGCGAATGGACCGCGGCGGCACGCACCGATGCGAGCGGCGCTGGCGGTGGCGGGGCGATGGCGCCCGCAGGACCGCTGCCCCCCGCGGGGCTGGCGGATGACAGCGGCGTGCCTCCCGGTACGCGCCATGCGCAGCGCACCGGCGCGCAGGCGCGCACCGGCGGCGAGGTGATCCTGGACCTGCAGCATATCTCGCTGTCGTTCGGCGGGGTCAAGGCGCTGACCGATATCTCGTTCGACGTGTGCGAGCACGAGGTGCGCGCCATCATCGGCCCGAACGGCGCCGGCAAGAGTTCGATGCTGAACGTGATCAACGGCGTCTACCACCCGCAGCAGGGGCGCATCGTGTTCCGCGGCGAGGAGCGCAAGCAGATGCACCCTACCGCCGCGGCGCGCCAGGGCATTGCGCGCACGTTCCAGAACATCGCGCTGTTCAAGGGCATGACCGTGCTGGACAACATCATGACCGGCCGCAACACGCAGTTCCGCACCTCGTGGTTCGCGCACGCGCTGTGGTGGGGCCCGGCGCGCAACGAGGAGATGCGGCACCGGCAGAAGGTGGAGGAGGTGATCGACTTCCTCGAAATCCAGTCGATCCGCAAGACCCCGGTGGGGCGTCTGCCGTACGGCCTGCAGAAGCGCGTCGAGCTGGCGCGCGCGCTCGCCGCCGAGCCGTCGATGCTGCTGCTCGACGAACCGATGGCCGGCATGAACGTGGAAGAGAAGCAGGACATGTGCCGCTTCATCCTCGATGTGAACCGGCAGTTCGGCACCACCATCGTGCTGATCGAGCACGACATGGGCGTGGTGATGGATATCTCCGACCGCGTGGTGGTGCTGGACTATGGCAAGAAGATCGGCGATGGGACGCCGGAGGAGGTCAAGGGCAACCCTGACGTGATCAAGGCATACCTGGGCACTTCGCACTGAGGGTCTGAACCATGACGTTCTTCTTTGAAATCCTGCTCGGCGGCCTGCTGTCGGGACTGATGTACTCGCTGGTGGCGCTGGGCTTCGTGCTGATCTACAAGGCCTCGGGCGTGTTCAACTTTGCCCAGGGCGCGATGGTCTACTTTGCCGCGCTGGCGGTGGTGGGGCTGATGGACAAGGGCATGCCGATGTGGGCGGCGGTGATCGGCGCCTTCGTGGTGATGATCCTGGTGGGCATGAGCACCGAGCGCTTCGTGCTGCGCAAGCTGGTCAACCAGCCGCCGATCACGCTGTTCATGGCAACCATCGGGCTGTCGTTCTTCCTCGAAGGGCTGGGGCCGCTGCTGTTCGGCAATGAAGTGCGCCCGATCAACCTGGGCATCGTCGACGAGCCGATCGAATCGATCCTGACCACCTTCAACATCGTCATCTCCAAGTTCGACCTTGCCGCCGCCGCCATCGCCGGCGTGCTGGTGGGATCGCTGGCGCTGTTCTTCCAGTACACCAAGGTCGGTCGCGCGCTGCGCGCGGTCGCCGACGACCACCAGGCCGCGCTGTCGCTGGGGATCCCGCTGCAGAACATCTGGGCCATCGTCTGGGGCGTGGCCGGCTTCGTCGCGCTGGTGGCCGGCATGCTGTGGGGCTCGCGCAATGGCGTGCAGTTCGCGCTGACGCTGACCGCGCTGAAGGCGCTGCCGGTGCTGATCCTCGGCGGCTTTACCTCGGTGCCCGGCGCCATCGTCGGCGGGCTGATCATCGGCGCGTCGGAGAAGCTGGCCGAGATCTATATCCCGCCGGTATTCCAGTCGATGTTCGGCGGCAACTTCGGCGGCATCGAGGGGTGGTTCCCGTATGTGTTTGCCTTGCTGTTTCTGCTGGTGCGGCCCGAAGGGTTGTTTGGCGAGAAACACATCGATCGCGTCTGACCGACTTCGCACAGGAGAGTTGCCATGTTTTATCGTGAAGCCGGCCAGTTCAAGACCAGCTACGTTGCCGACAGCCAGATCTTCCCGATCCGCCAGGACCGGATCGGCTTTGCGGTGCTGATGGCGATCGCCTTCGTGGCGATCCCGTTCATCGGCTCGGAATACTGGTTCTCGGCCATCCTGATCCCGTTCCTGATCTTCTCGCTGGCGGCGCTGGGGCTGAATATCCTGACCGGCTATGCCGGCCAGCTGTCGCTGGGCACCGCGGCCTTCATGGCGGTGGGGGCGTATGCGGCCTACAACTTCCAGCTGCGCATCGAAGGCATGCCGGTGCTGCTGACCTTTATCCTGGCGGGCCTGTCGGCGGCGCTGGTGGGGGTGGCGTTCGGGCTGCCGTCGCTGCGCATCAAGGGCTTCTACCTGGCGGTGGCCACGCTTGCGGCGCAGTTCTTCGTGGTGTGGGCGCTGACCAAGTTCCCCTGGTTCTCCAACAACAGCTCGTCGGGCGTGATCACGGCGCAGCGGCTGGATCTGTTCGGCTACGCCATCGATACGCCGGTGAAGAAGTACCTGTTCGTGCTGGCCATCGTCACGGTGCTGGCGCTGGCGGCCAAGAACATGGTGCGCTCGGCCACCGGCCGCGCCTGGATGTCGGTGCGCGACATGGACGTGGCGGCGGAAGTCATCGGCATCCCGCTGATGCGCACCAAGCTGCTGGCGTTCGCGGTCAGCTCGTTCTACTGCGGCGTGGCCGGCGCGCTGTATGCGTTCTGCTACCTGGGCTCGGTCGAGCCGGACGGGTTCTCGCTGGACCTGTCGTTCCGCGTGCTGTTCATGATCATCATCGGCGGCGTCGGCAGCATCATGGGCTCGTTCCTGGGGGCGGCCTTCATCCTGCTGTTGCCGATCTTCCTGGACAACGTGCTGCCGCCGCTGGCATCGCTGCTGCACCTGCCCTTTACCAATGCCACCGTGTCGCACATCCAGCTGATGGTGTTCGGCGGGCTGATCATCTTCTTCCTGATCGTCGAGCCGCACGGGCTGGCCCGGCTGTGGCAGATCGCCAAGGAGAAGCTGAGGCTGTGGCCGTTCCCTCATTGACGGGAGGGGTGCCCGTGTTACCGCAGTTCCTGTGAAGTTCTGAAGCTCACGCATAACGAAACGCTCCCCTGAGGGCGAAGGAGACTGTCATGACCAACCTGATTCGCAACGTGCAACGCGCCGCCCTGGTGGTCAGCGCCGCGGCTGCACTGCTGGCGCCGGCGGTGCCGGCACTGGCGCAAAGCAACGAGCAGTTCATCGCGCTGCCGAGCTATCGCGTGGGGCCCTATGGCGCCAACGGGCAGTCCTGGTATGGCGGTTTCATCGACTACCTCAACTACGTCAACCTGAAGGACGGCGGCGTCAACGGCGTCAAGCTCAGCTGGGAGGAGTGCGAGACCGAGTACAACAACGCCAAGGGCGTGGAGTGCTATGAGCGGCTGAAGGCCAAGAACGCCACCACCAAGGGCACCGCGTACCACGCGATGTCGACCGGCATCTCGTACGCGCTGGTCGACAAGACCGCGGCCGACAAGGTACCGCTGGTGATGATGGGCTACGGCCGCACCGATGCGGTCGACGGCTCGGTGTTCCCGTACGCGTTCCCGCTGGTGACCACGTACCAGATGCAGGTCTCCGCCATCGTCAAGTACCTGGCCAGCAAGAGCGGCGGCTCGCTGGCGGGCAAGAAGATCGTCTACCTGTACCACGATTCCGCCTACGGCAAGGAGCCGATCGTGGCGCTGCAGGCCGAGGCGCGGCTGGGCAAGTTCAACCTGGTCGAGATCCCGGTGGCGCACCCCGGCAACGAGCAGGGTGCGCAATGGCTGAAGATCCGCCAGGAGAACCCTGACTACGTGATCTTCTGGGGCTGGGGCGTGATGAACCAGACCGCGCTGAAAGGGGCGCAGAAGGTGGGCTTCTCGCGCGAGAAGATGATCGGCTCCTGGTGGGCGGGCTCCGAGGAAGACACGGTGCCGGCCGGCGATGCCTCCAAGGGCTATATGAGCGCGACCTGGAACGTGGCCGGCAAGGGCGTGCCGCTGATCGCCGATATCGAGAAGGTGGTCTATGGCGCCGGCAAGGGCAATATGCAGGACAAGAACAAGGTCGGTTCGGTGCTGTACAACCGCGGCGTGTCGGCGGCGGTGGTGACGGTGGAAGCGGTGCGCGTGGCGCAGGCCAAGTTCGGCAAGGGCAAGCCCATGACCGGCGAGCAGATGCGCTGGGCCTTCGAGAACCTGAACCTGACCAACGCCCGCCTGCAGCAACTGGGCGCCACCGGCCTGCTGCCGGAGATCAAGACCAGCTGCGAGAACCACGAGGGCTCGGGCAAGGTGAAGATCCAGCAGTGGGACGGCAGCAAGTGGGTGGTGGTATCGGACTGGATCGAGGGCAACAAGAGCCTGATCCACCCGCTGTTCAAGGCCACCGCGGCGCAGTACGCGAAGGAGAAGGGGATTACGCCGGGGTGCTCGAAGAGCTGATGCCGCACCAATCCCGATTGGTTTCTCCCCTCTCCCTCTGGGAGAGGGGCGGGGGAGAGGGCAGCGCATCAACAGAGTGAGCGCCTTCGCCATGGCGAGCTCCTGCCCTCTCCCCCGGCCCCTCTCCCGCAAGCGGGCGAGGGGAGCAAACCGCCGCGACTGTGAAGTCCTAAGTTACCGCCACACCACCACGACCCGCACCATGAGCCTCCTGTCCGTCAACAACATCGAAGTCATCTACGATCACGTGATCCTGGTGCTCAAGGGCGTTTCGCTCGAAGTGCCGGAGGGCAAGATCGTGGCGCTGCTGGGCGCCAACGGCGCGGGCAAGACCACCACGCTCAAGGCCATCTCCAACCTGCTGCAGGCCGAGCGGGGCGACGTCACCAAGGGCTCGATCGAATACCGCGGCGACCGCGTCGACCAGCTCACTCCCAACGACCTGGTGCGCCGCGGCGTGATCCAGGTGATGGAAGGCCGCCACTGCTTCGCGCACCTGACCATCGAGGAAAACCTGCTCACCGGCGCCTACACGCGCGGCCTGTCGCGCGGCCAGACCCGCGACGAGCTGGAAAAGATCTACGAATACTTCCCGCGCCTGAAGACGCGCCGCAAGTCGCAGGCGGGCTACACCTCCGGCGGCGAGCAGCAGATGTGCGCGATCGGCCGGGCCATGATGGCCAAGCCCGCGATGATCCTGCTCGACGAGCCGTCGATGGGGCTGGCGCCGCAGATCGTCGAGGAGATCTTCGAGATCGTGCGCGGCCTGAACTCGCGCGAAAACGTCAGCTTCCTGCTGGCCGAGCAGAACACCATGGTGGCGCTGCGCTACGCCGACTATGGCTACATCCTCGAGAACGGCCGCGTGGTGATGGATGGCGACGCCGAGTCGCTGCGCACCAACGAGGACGTCAAGGAGTTCTACCTGGGCGTGGCCGCCAACGACGCCGACGGCCCCGGCCGCAAGTCGTTCCGCGACGTGAAGAGTTACCGTCGCCGCAAGCGCTGGCTGGCCTAGCAACCGACCGTTTTTCACCCGGCTTGTCACCACGCGCACTGCGGCGCGGGGCAAGCCGCATCCCCTTCCCTGACGCACAGCACCATGCCAGAACACTTCGATCCGCTCGAAACCCGCGCGCCGGAAGTCCGCGAGCAGGCGCTCCTTGCCGCCCTGGCACGCCAGGTGGCCCATGCGCGCGAACGGGCGCCATACTTTGCCGAACTGCTGGACGGCGTCGATCCGCGCCTGCTGACCTCGCGCGCGGCGCTGGCCCAGCTGCCGGTCACGCGCAAATCGGACCTGAGCGCGCGCCAGCGCGCGCTGCCGCCGCTGGGCGGGCTCAATGCGACGCCGCTGGGCAAGCTGCGCCACGTGTTCCAGTCGCCCGGCCCGATCCACGAGCCCGACGGCCACGACGCCGACTGGTGGCGCACCGCGCGCGCCATGCATGCCGCCGGCTTTCGCGCCGGCGACCTGGTCTACAACACCTTCTCCTACCACTTCACGCCGGCCGGCATGATGATGGAAAGCGGCGCCCACCGGCTGGGCTGCTGCGTATTCCCGGCCGGCGTCGGCCAGACCGATTCGCAGGTGCAGGCGCTGGCCAGCCTGCAACCGGCCGCATATGCCGGCACGCCGTCGTTCCTCAAGTTGCTGCTCGAGCGCGGCGATGAACTCGGCACGCCGTGCACCAGCCTGGCCAAGGCGCTGGTCTCGGGCGAAGCCCTGCCGCCGTCGCTGCGCAACTGGTTCCGCGATCGCGGGGTGCGCGTGCAGCAGATGTACGGCACCGCCGATGTCGGCCTGATCGCGTATGAAACCGAAGGCGGCGACGGCTGGGTGGTGGACGAGGGCGTGCTGGTCGAGATCGTCGAGCCCGGCGGCTCGCGTCCCATGCCCGAAGGCGAGACCGGCGAGGTGGTGGTGACGGTGCTGGGCAACGGCGACTATCCGCTGATCCGCTTCGGCACCGGCGACCTGTCGGCGGTGGTGCCGGCATCGTCGCAGCGGCCCAGCCCGTGCGGCCGCACCAATATCCGCCTGAAGGGCTGGCTCGGCCGCGCCGACCAGGCCACCAAGGTCAAGGGCATGTTCGTGCATCCCGGCCAGGTGGCCGACGTGCTGCGGCGCCATCCCGAAATCCGCGCGGCGCGGCTGGTGGTGACGGGCGATCCGGGCGCCGACGTGATGACGCTGCGCTGCGAGGCGACGCGCGAAGACGCCGATCTGCAGCGCGCGGTGGCGGAGTCGCTGCGCGAGGTGATGCGGCTGCGAGGCGAGGTGGCGTTCGTGGCGGCGGGCTCGTTGCCGCAGGACGGGCGGCTGATCGAGGATGCGCGCAAGTACGATTGACGGTTTGCTCCCCTCTCCCGCCTGCGGGAGAGGGGCGGGGGTGAGGGCCGGAGCATCAACGAAGCAAGGGCATCGATAGTCCGGAAAGCCTCAAGTCTCCCCACCTTCCGCCGGCCGCGTCGGCAACCGCACCATCCACACACTCACCCCCACCGCGCACGCCAGCAGCGCCGCCGACACCAGCGGCCGCCCGCGCAGCAGCCACGCCGTGGTTCCCATCGACAGCCACATCATCGACAGCGCCAGGCATTTCGCCTTGAACGGGATGCTGCGGTGCCGCTGCCAGTCGCCGACCAGCGGACCGAAACGCGGATGCCCCAGCAGCCATTCGTGGAAGCGCCGCGAGCCGCGCGCGAAGCAGGCCGCGGCCAGCAGCACGAAGGGCGTGGTCGGCAGCACCGGCAGGAAGATGCCGATCACGCCGAGCAGCAGGCACAGCCCGCCCAGCGCCACCCAGGCGGCGCGCAGCACGCGCTGGCGGTGGCTCGGCACAGCGTCAGGATCGGGCGAAAGGTCGGAGTTGGAAGGGGGCAAGGGTCGGACAAAGGGCCGCCATGCGGCCCGCTAAGGGAGCGGCCCGCGGGATCGGCCCGCGGGATCGGTCAGCGCGCAATCCCCAGCCGCGCCTTGGCGGCATCGTACTCCGACTTCATGCGCGCGACGATCTCGCCGGCGCTGGGGATGTCGTGGATCTGGCCCACGCCCTGGCCGGCGCCCCAGATATCCTTCCACGCCTTGGCCTTGGAGCTGCCGCTGGAAAAGTCCATCTTGCTCTTGTCGGCCACCGGCAGGTTGTCCGGGTCCAGGCCCGCGTTGCTGATGCTTTCGCGGATGTAGTTGCCGTGCACGCCGGTGAACAGGTTGGTGTAGACGATATCGGCGGCGGCCGAGCTCGTGATCGACTGCTTGTACGACTCGGCCGCGTGCGCCTCCTGCGAGGCGATAAAGCGCGTGCCGACGTAGGCAAAGTCGGCGCCCATGGCCTGCGCGGCCAGCACCGCCTCGCCGGTGGCGATCGAGCCCGACAGCGCGATCGGGCCGTCGAAGATCTTGCGCACCTCGCCCACCAGCGCGAACGGCGACAGCATGCCGGCATGGCCGCCGGCGCCCG
This Cupriavidus nantongensis DNA region includes the following protein-coding sequences:
- a CDS encoding DUF3293 domain-containing protein encodes the protein MASAIDAETLRAYRETHYRVLGDMPMTLRIDQPSAALAALHRALGVGCSAFITAANPFSQRCDDAANARRQLALAQDINALGLHAIEAAGEHPDNGWPAEPSFLVPGLPLAEARALGQTYQQNAVVWSGADAVPRLVLLR
- a CDS encoding Crp/Fnr family transcriptional regulator, yielding MLNDFVDRCVWAADLSPEQRERVRRAMFVHEYSQGDYVCHKGDKAEHWLGVLEGIVKITTVSPSGKSVTFTGVPTGGWFGEGAVLKSEIRKYDVMALRRSTIAFLPRDTFQWLLDTSLPFTRFLLTQFNERLGQFIAAVEYERLLDIDSRVARAVSSLFNEHLYPGIGKTLEISQEEIGLLAGISRQRANQALKVLEQQGLVRVDYGVIEVLDLDGLRQYGE
- a CDS encoding AMP-dependent synthetase/ligase, with product MQESSATTFPRWLLAHAQQRPEHPAYREKDLGIWQTYSWAQAAQQVRALACGLAALGFRRGMNLAVVGDNRPRLYWAMTAAQALGGVPVPLYQDAIANEMVYVLNDAEIEFAIVEDQEQVDKLLEVEAQLAESGRAVRHVIFEDPRGLLDYDHPSLMSYERLQELGREFDQAHPGFYDEAIAAGQPDDTAIILYTSGTTGKPKGVCHSHHGLIGSARNGCAFDKLSADDDVLSYLPMAWVGDNLFSYAQAMVAGFTVNCPESRETVMTDLREIGPTYYFAPPRIYEGLLTQVMIRMEDAGWIKRKLFHWAMDVARRCGTAILDGQPVSLAERARYALGEALVYGPLRNVLGMSRIRVAYTAGEAIGPDLFRFYRSIGVNLKQFYGQTETCAYVCLQPDGKVKFDSVGPAAPGMEIRIADNGEVLVRGVGLLKSYYKREDATREAINDEGYFMTGDAGVIDADGHLKIIDRAKDVGKLADGSMFAPKYIENKLKFFPYIKEAVAFGNGRDQVCAFINIDFEAVGNWAERRHLPYAGYVDLAAQPDVLEMIGECVNQVNADLANDPMLAGSQVARFLVLHKELDPDDDELTRTRKVRRGFIAEKYGVLVDALYAGKSEQFIETRVKFEDGREGSVSATLKLVDARRLPVAARAAGARGITAITAQVEAAT
- a CDS encoding ABC transporter ATP-binding protein is translated as MTQVAWQGAGKREWTAAARTDASGAGGGGAMAPAGPLPPAGLADDSGVPPGTRHAQRTGAQARTGGEVILDLQHISLSFGGVKALTDISFDVCEHEVRAIIGPNGAGKSSMLNVINGVYHPQQGRIVFRGEERKQMHPTAAARQGIARTFQNIALFKGMTVLDNIMTGRNTQFRTSWFAHALWWGPARNEEMRHRQKVEEVIDFLEIQSIRKTPVGRLPYGLQKRVELARALAAEPSMLLLDEPMAGMNVEEKQDMCRFILDVNRQFGTTIVLIEHDMGVVMDISDRVVVLDYGKKIGDGTPEEVKGNPDVIKAYLGTSH
- a CDS encoding branched-chain amino acid ABC transporter permease, translating into MTFFFEILLGGLLSGLMYSLVALGFVLIYKASGVFNFAQGAMVYFAALAVVGLMDKGMPMWAAVIGAFVVMILVGMSTERFVLRKLVNQPPITLFMATIGLSFFLEGLGPLLFGNEVRPINLGIVDEPIESILTTFNIVISKFDLAAAAIAGVLVGSLALFFQYTKVGRALRAVADDHQAALSLGIPLQNIWAIVWGVAGFVALVAGMLWGSRNGVQFALTLTALKALPVLILGGFTSVPGAIVGGLIIGASEKLAEIYIPPVFQSMFGGNFGGIEGWFPYVFALLFLLVRPEGLFGEKHIDRV
- a CDS encoding branched-chain amino acid ABC transporter permease; translated protein: MFYREAGQFKTSYVADSQIFPIRQDRIGFAVLMAIAFVAIPFIGSEYWFSAILIPFLIFSLAALGLNILTGYAGQLSLGTAAFMAVGAYAAYNFQLRIEGMPVLLTFILAGLSAALVGVAFGLPSLRIKGFYLAVATLAAQFFVVWALTKFPWFSNNSSSGVITAQRLDLFGYAIDTPVKKYLFVLAIVTVLALAAKNMVRSATGRAWMSVRDMDVAAEVIGIPLMRTKLLAFAVSSFYCGVAGALYAFCYLGSVEPDGFSLDLSFRVLFMIIIGGVGSIMGSFLGAAFILLLPIFLDNVLPPLASLLHLPFTNATVSHIQLMVFGGLIIFFLIVEPHGLARLWQIAKEKLRLWPFPH
- a CDS encoding ABC transporter substrate-binding protein, yielding MTNLIRNVQRAALVVSAAAALLAPAVPALAQSNEQFIALPSYRVGPYGANGQSWYGGFIDYLNYVNLKDGGVNGVKLSWEECETEYNNAKGVECYERLKAKNATTKGTAYHAMSTGISYALVDKTAADKVPLVMMGYGRTDAVDGSVFPYAFPLVTTYQMQVSAIVKYLASKSGGSLAGKKIVYLYHDSAYGKEPIVALQAEARLGKFNLVEIPVAHPGNEQGAQWLKIRQENPDYVIFWGWGVMNQTALKGAQKVGFSREKMIGSWWAGSEEDTVPAGDASKGYMSATWNVAGKGVPLIADIEKVVYGAGKGNMQDKNKVGSVLYNRGVSAAVVTVEAVRVAQAKFGKGKPMTGEQMRWAFENLNLTNARLQQLGATGLLPEIKTSCENHEGSGKVKIQQWDGSKWVVVSDWIEGNKSLIHPLFKATAAQYAKEKGITPGCSKS
- a CDS encoding ABC transporter ATP-binding protein — protein: MSLLSVNNIEVIYDHVILVLKGVSLEVPEGKIVALLGANGAGKTTTLKAISNLLQAERGDVTKGSIEYRGDRVDQLTPNDLVRRGVIQVMEGRHCFAHLTIEENLLTGAYTRGLSRGQTRDELEKIYEYFPRLKTRRKSQAGYTSGGEQQMCAIGRAMMAKPAMILLDEPSMGLAPQIVEEIFEIVRGLNSRENVSFLLAEQNTMVALRYADYGYILENGRVVMDGDAESLRTNEDVKEFYLGVAANDADGPGRKSFRDVKSYRRRKRWLA
- a CDS encoding phenylacetate--CoA ligase family protein, with product MPEHFDPLETRAPEVREQALLAALARQVAHARERAPYFAELLDGVDPRLLTSRAALAQLPVTRKSDLSARQRALPPLGGLNATPLGKLRHVFQSPGPIHEPDGHDADWWRTARAMHAAGFRAGDLVYNTFSYHFTPAGMMMESGAHRLGCCVFPAGVGQTDSQVQALASLQPAAYAGTPSFLKLLLERGDELGTPCTSLAKALVSGEALPPSLRNWFRDRGVRVQQMYGTADVGLIAYETEGGDGWVVDEGVLVEIVEPGGSRPMPEGETGEVVVTVLGNGDYPLIRFGTGDLSAVVPASSQRPSPCGRTNIRLKGWLGRADQATKVKGMFVHPGQVADVLRRHPEIRAARLVVTGDPGADVMTLRCEATREDADLQRAVAESLREVMRLRGEVAFVAAGSLPQDGRLIEDARKYD
- a CDS encoding YbaN family protein, which encodes MPSHRQRVLRAAWVALGGLCLLLGVIGIFLPVLPTTPFVLLAAACFARGSRRFHEWLLGHPRFGPLVGDWQRHRSIPFKAKCLALSMMWLSMGTTAWLLRGRPLVSAALLACAVGVSVWMVRLPTRPAEGGET
- a CDS encoding NAD(P)H-dependent flavin oxidoreductase, whose amino-acid sequence is MPAAKQLPQALQNLALPVIASPMFIVSYPELVLAQCKAGIVGSFPALNARPAELLDEWLTKIGDELAAFKAANPGAPVGPVAVNQIVHASNARLEHDIKVCVEHKVPIFITSLRAPPKELIDAVHSYGGIVLHDVISLRHAEKAIESGVDGLILVAAGAGGHAGMLSPFALVGEVRKIFDGPIALSGSIATGEAVLAAQAMGADFAYVGTRFIASQEAHAAESYKQSITSSAAADIVYTNLFTGVHGNYIRESISNAGLDPDNLPVADKSKMDFSSGSSKAKAWKDIWGAGQGVGQIHDIPSAGEIVARMKSEYDAAKARLGIAR